A genome region from Rhinopithecus roxellana isolate Shanxi Qingling chromosome 10, ASM756505v1, whole genome shotgun sequence includes the following:
- the C10H12orf60 gene encoding uncharacterized protein C12orf60 homolog — translation MSSESEKDKERLIQAAKMFFFHVQHFASVTNTLTELFNRSMNTEILLMAVKNNSNIKDFFEQMLKIFEMQSVVDAKLDKIQKESLGSKVAMAMCSMVQKGTSVEELHQSAKEVFKSAHTPVIISALNSSNILGSLESSLSHLMKFPVMNLQLSDFYTEDTKEQSDVTTSERTRSPDSSKTTMTDTLKKLQDALKTEDSKNSRESAADLLEQIVKAMGPILEILQKAIKTMEMNISVFKKASDK, via the coding sequence ATGTCTTCAGAGtcagaaaaagataaagagagactGATTCAAGCTGCCAAAATGTTCTTCTTTCATGTACAACATTTTGCTTCTGTCACAAACACACTGACTGAGTTGTTTAATCGCAGTATGAACACTGAAATCCTTTTGATGGCTGTGAAAAACAATAGTAACATTAAGGATTTTTTTGAGCAAATGCTCAAAATTTTTGAGATGCAATCTGTAGTGGATGCAaaacttgacaaaattcaaaaggagTCTTTAGGTTCCAAGGTTGCAATGGCCATGTGCTCTATGGTTCAGAAGGGTACCAGTGTAGAGGAGTTGCATCAGTCAGCTAAAGAAGTGTTCAAAAGTGCCCATACACCAGTCATCATCTCTGCACTAAACAGCAGTAACATCCTTGGGAGTTTGGAATCTTCTCTTTCACACTTGATGAAATTCCCCGTCATGAATCTTCAATTAAGTGACTTCTATACAGAAGACACCAAAGAGCAATCAGATGTCACCACATCTGAGAGAACCAGGAGTCCAGATTCTTCCAAAACCACTATGACAGACACCTTGAAAAAACTGCAGGATGCACTAAAAACTGAGGATTCCAAAAATTCCAGAGAGTCAGCAGCAGATTTGTTGGAACAAATTGTCAAGGCTATGGGACCAATCTTAGAGATTCTCCAAAAAGCCATAAAGACTATGGAAATGAATATTTCTGTGTTTAAGAAAGCCAGTGACAAGTAG